AGGTTATATTTTGCTTATTATTGGAGTTATAGCTCAATATTTTATTTTCAAATGGGTAGGTAACTATTATCAGAAACATAACTTTAGTGAGGAAGAGATAGAAGCCTTAAATAATAAAGAAATTCATGATATAGATCAGGTAGAAGTTTAAATTTTTTACTAAAAATCAAAAAAGGCCTCCTTAAACTGGAGGTCTTCAGTTTTCACTATTAATTAGAGGAGGAAATAGTAATGTTACTATTTGAAGAATCTGAGTATAAAAATAGGTTAAAAAAGACTAAAGAAAGAATGAGAGAAAAGGGTATTGATGTTTTAATGGCTACTCATCCAGCTAATATGAATTATTTAACTGGTTATGATGGTTGGTCCTTTTATGTCCATCAATGTGTTTTAGTTTCATTAGACCAGGAAGAACCAGTTTGGATAGGTAGAAATATGGATGCCAATGCAGCAAAAGTAACTACTTATTTAAGTGAAGAAAACATAAAAAATTATGCAGATGATTATGTACATTCCCCAATAGGTAAACATCCTGTAGATTTTATAGTAGATGTCATCAAAGAAAGAGGATGGGGAGATAAAAATATTGGTTTAGAAATGGATCAATTCTATTTTACTCATAAAACATATGAAATATTGAATGATAACTTACCACAGGCTTCATTTACTGATGCTAATTTACTTGTAGCTATGGTAAGACAAATAAAATCGCAACAGGAAATAGAATATATGAAAAAAGCTGGAAAAATAGCTGAAAAGGTAATGAGAACAGGTATAGATGCGCTTGAAGTTGGTAGAAGAGAATGTGATGTTGCAGCAGATATATCACATGCTCAAATAAGTGGAACAGATGATTTGGGAGGAGATTATCCAGCAATTGTTCCTCTAATGCCAGCTGGTGATGGGATAGATGCTCCTCACTTAACCTGGAGTGAAAGAAAATATGGAAATAATGAACCTGTGATTTTAGAATTATCAGGTTGTTATAACCGTTATCATGCACCAATGGCAAGAACAGTATATCTTGGAGATCCTCCTTCAAGAATGAAAGAAATTACTGATTTTGTGGTAGAAGGATTGGAGGAAACACTTGATTTCATTGAACCTGGAGTGACCTGTGAAGCAGTTGAAGAAAAATGGAGAAACTCAATTGCTAAAGGTTCATTAGTTGATGCTTCTAGATTAGGTTATTCATTTGGATTAAATTATCCACCTGATTGGGGAGAACAGACAGCAAGTATGCGTCCTCATGATAAAACAGTACTTAAAGAAAATATGACATTTCATTTGATCCCTATTATCTGGGAAGAAGATATAGGTTTTGAAATGAGTGCAGCTATAAGGATTACTGAGGATGGAGCAGAAGAATTATATGATTTTCCCCATAAATTATTTACAAAATAAATTAGCCATAAACTCCTCCAGAAATCTTAGATTTTGATAATTATGAAAAAATTCAGTAATTGGAGAAGGATTATAAGACATAGTATAGAATAAATTAATGTATTTTAATTTAAGATTTTTGGAGGAATATCGCTTCTGGGGGATTTAAAATGAAGTTTAATAAGGAAATTCAGCATAAAAGTTTGAGTGGAAAAGTTGTTGACTATCTTAAAGAAGAAATATTTATGGAAAATTATACAGGTGGAGATCGTATACCTGAAACCAAAATTGCTAATGAATTAAATATAAGTAGAGCTCCGGTGAGAGAAGCTTTTAAAGAGCTTGAAAATATGGGATTTGTTGAAATAATATCTAGAAAAGGGACTTTTGTAGTTGACTTTAGAGAAGATGAAGTTCAGGAATTATATGAAATAAGAGTGATATTGGAAGAAAAAATATTTAAAAAATTAATTA
Above is a window of Halanaerobiales bacterium DNA encoding:
- a CDS encoding M24 family metallopeptidase translates to MLLFEESEYKNRLKKTKERMREKGIDVLMATHPANMNYLTGYDGWSFYVHQCVLVSLDQEEPVWIGRNMDANAAKVTTYLSEENIKNYADDYVHSPIGKHPVDFIVDVIKERGWGDKNIGLEMDQFYFTHKTYEILNDNLPQASFTDANLLVAMVRQIKSQQEIEYMKKAGKIAEKVMRTGIDALEVGRRECDVAADISHAQISGTDDLGGDYPAIVPLMPAGDGIDAPHLTWSERKYGNNEPVILELSGCYNRYHAPMARTVYLGDPPSRMKEITDFVVEGLEETLDFIEPGVTCEAVEEKWRNSIAKGSLVDASRLGYSFGLNYPPDWGEQTASMRPHDKTVLKENMTFHLIPIIWEEDIGFEMSAAIRITEDGAEELYDFPHKLFTK